In Eublepharis macularius isolate TG4126 chromosome 4, MPM_Emac_v1.0, whole genome shotgun sequence, the following are encoded in one genomic region:
- the ARL10 gene encoding ADP-ribosylation factor-like protein 10, with translation MAPAGALKHLSLALSAAVAALGSLLFIAWKIYFRDASHSSVGWRGRWEQQLLAELRHNTPNGEKAQSCEYQVLVLGLDGAGKSSILHYVSSTEAKRYTHPTQGFNSVQLQDSGLQMDLLEVGGSQNLRSYWNHYLSKAHILVFVVDAADSPRLPAARQELHCLLAEDAQLPLIVMANKQDKRDALSIVELQEELALHTLNNQRKLFLLPTSATYAGLSTANSVLHLKNLLIKLLTQL, from the exons ATGGCTCCCGCTGGCGCCCTCAAGCACCTCAGCCTCGCCTTGAGCGCAGCGGTAGCCGCTTTGGGCTCGCTCCTTTTCATAGCCTGGAAAATATACTTTCGAGACGCCAGCCACAGCAGCGTTGGTTGGAGAGGACGCTGGGAGCAGCAACTGCTGGCCGAGCTACGGCACAACACCCCTAACGGAGAGAAG GCACAGTCTTGTGAATATCAGGTTTTGGTTCTAGGCTTGGATGGGGCAGGAAAGAGCAGCATTCTTCACTATGTCTCCAGTACAGAAGCCAAAAGGTATACACACCCCACTCAGGGCTTCAATTCCGTGCAACTGCAGGACAGTGGGCTCCAGATGGACCTTCTGGAAG TTGGTGGCAGCCAGAACCTACGTTCCTACTGGAACCATTACCTGAGCAAAGCCCACATTCTGGTGTTCGTGGTGGATGCTGCAGATAGTCCACGTCTTCCTGCTGCCCGGCAGGAGCTGCACTGTCTACTAGCTGAGGATGCTCAGTTACCTTTAATTGTGATGGCCAACAAACAG GACAAGAGGGATGCACTGAGTATAGTGGAATTACAGGAGGAGTTGGCCTTGCACACCTTGAATAATCAACGGAAACTCTTTCTCCTTCCTACAAGTGCTACTTATGCAGGTCTGAGCACTGCAAACAGCGTTCTCCATCTAAAGAATCTGCTGATCAAACTTCTTACCCAGCTCTAA